AGACAGTTACATCTCTTCTTTCCGTTGGCCTTATTGTTTCTGCTTCATCTGGTGTACAAGCAAGCACTGACCTTGAGCAAAATCACCCATTTTACGATGAAGCTTCTTATTTGATCAATGCCGGCGTCATTAAAGGTTTCCCCGATGGATCGATCCGTCTTTCCAACCAGGTTACCCGCGAACAGACCGCCATCATGCTCGGTCGTTTACTGGAACTCCCGACTACACAAGCCACATCCGGCTTCAAGGATGTCGCTGCCGGCAGTGAAGCAAGCCCTTATATCGCCCAACTTGAAGAAGCTGGTGTCATTAATGGATTCCCCGATGGAACATTCAGACCGAAAAGTGTCCTGACCCGTGGCCAAATGGCATTGGTTCTTGACCGGGCTTTCGATTTACAGTCGGCAATCCCGTCCGCTTTCGCAGACACCCAGACTACTGCAGAGCTTTCCGAAGCTGTTTCCAGCCTGGAAGCGAACTTGGTCACAAACGGCTATCCGGATGGAACCTTCCGTCCTAAAACCGAAATTACACGCGGCCAGTTCTCCGCTTTCCTGGCACGCACGGTCGAGCCTGGATTCAAAAATGAAGTGCGGGCAAGCAATCCGAATACATTCCTTCGGGATTTAAG
Above is a genomic segment from Planococcus lenghuensis containing:
- a CDS encoding S-layer homology domain-containing protein is translated as MKKTVTSLLSVGLIVSASSGVQASTDLEQNHPFYDEASYLINAGVIKGFPDGSIRLSNQVTREQTAIMLGRLLELPTTQATSGFKDVAAGSEASPYIAQLEEAGVINGFPDGTFRPKSVLTRGQMALVLDRAFDLQSAIPSAFADTQTTAELSEAVSSLEANLVTNGYPDGTFRPKTEITRGQFSAFLARTVEPGFKNEVRASNPNTFLRDLSKTYTYSYDGELVSETFAFSEPFSVDEPVGFAWISEFADGSIFPYYEHETKAGLAHSDPYDDSYLVIKYPVKAGSSFTYTYWDVDYTGTYTNTDVQVTTPYGTFDHAVEVTEDGIKYYYVKGFGLVKEVDTDGTVYSELVSIEESVN